The following proteins come from a genomic window of Neptunomonas concharum:
- a CDS encoding septal ring lytic transglycosylase RlpA family protein, which produces MIKHIWVSILMLALISGCSSKSGGRYSIKNDHGPASPVDVSHVPDAVPKVEPRSRGGNKSPYVVLGKTYYVMKDANGYREEGGASWYGKKFHGHLTSNGEVYDMYEMTAAHKSLPIPSYVKVTNLANNRQVIVRVNDRGPFHKGRIIDLSYAAASKLGMLSHGTARVRVEAINPRSWQSSQSVRALGKSNMANQGRYLQVGAYSVRASAERVAQEAERLTGAKARIGETQSSGRVLYRVLLVADASEAEVEKWVGLLAQNGYPGAHRVDFP; this is translated from the coding sequence ATGATTAAACACATTTGGGTATCTATCTTGATGCTAGCGTTAATCAGTGGCTGTTCCAGCAAAAGCGGCGGGCGGTATAGTATCAAAAATGATCATGGACCGGCTTCGCCGGTTGATGTTTCTCATGTGCCTGATGCTGTGCCTAAAGTAGAGCCTAGAAGCCGGGGCGGAAATAAAAGCCCGTACGTTGTGCTCGGTAAAACATACTATGTTATGAAAGATGCAAATGGCTATCGAGAAGAGGGCGGTGCGTCTTGGTATGGTAAAAAGTTTCATGGGCATCTGACGTCCAATGGTGAAGTGTATGACATGTATGAAATGACAGCTGCTCATAAATCTTTACCCATTCCGAGCTATGTGAAAGTTACGAACCTTGCTAATAATCGACAAGTTATTGTCAGAGTGAATGATCGCGGCCCTTTTCATAAGGGCAGAATCATAGATCTTTCTTATGCGGCGGCCTCTAAATTGGGGATGTTAAGTCATGGTACCGCGCGTGTCAGAGTGGAAGCGATTAACCCTCGAAGCTGGCAATCCAGCCAATCAGTCAGGGCACTAGGTAAGTCTAATATGGCAAATCAGGGACGCTATTTACAGGTCGGGGCGTATTCTGTCAGAGCATCGGCTGAGCGAGTGGCTCAGGAGGCTGAACGTTTGACTGGGGCTAAAGCGCGAATCGGTGAGACGCAAAGCTCGGGGCGCGTTTTATACCGGGTTCTATTGGTGGCAGATGCTAGTGAGGCTGAGGTCGAAAAGTGGGTTGGTCTTCTGGCACAAAACGGTTATCCGGGAGCACATCGGGTAGACTTCCCGTAG
- the rsfS gene encoding ribosome silencing factor, translating to MQTEQLIEIVRSALEDMKARDIDVIDVRGKSSITDYMMIACGTSKRHVMSLAQEVSDKAKEAGLMPIGTEGQNVGDWVLVDLGDVVVHVMMPDARSFYDLERLWRFDPMEDESQATEVSGQPG from the coding sequence ATGCAAACTGAGCAGCTAATTGAGATCGTACGTAGCGCACTTGAAGATATGAAAGCACGCGATATTGATGTGATTGATGTGCGTGGAAAATCAAGTATCACTGATTACATGATGATCGCCTGCGGTACATCCAAGCGGCATGTTATGTCTCTTGCGCAAGAGGTTTCGGATAAGGCGAAAGAAGCCGGTCTAATGCCGATTGGAACAGAGGGTCAGAATGTAGGTGATTGGGTTCTGGTAGATTTAGGTGATGTGGTTGTCCATGTCATGATGCCGGATGCCCGTAGCTTCTATGATCTTGAACGCTTATGGCGATTTGATCCGATGGAAGATGAATCTCAAGCGACCGAAGTGTCTGGCCAGCCGGGATGA
- a CDS encoding YbeD family protein: MSEIQPPKIEFPCPDYPIKVVGKNADDFRDFVIEIVRVHAPDLDVSRITLQDSSKGTYQSVRMFITATGEDQLKSLHEELIASDRVHLVL, from the coding sequence ATGAGTGAGATACAACCACCGAAAATCGAATTTCCATGTCCAGATTATCCCATTAAAGTTGTGGGTAAAAACGCAGATGATTTTCGTGATTTTGTTATAGAGATTGTGCGTGTTCATGCGCCAGATTTGGATGTGAGTCGTATCACCTTGCAAGATAGCAGCAAAGGTACCTATCAGTCAGTAAGAATGTTTATTACAGCTACTGGGGAAGATCAGCTAAAATCTCTACATGAAGAGCTGATCGCATCAGACCGCGTCCATCTTGTTCTCTGA
- a CDS encoding glutamate-5-semialdehyde dehydrogenase, whose protein sequence is MNVEDYMNDLGQRARVAASAIARADTGLKNKALLMMAEALDKKRQALIEANALDLEAARKNGLDPAMLDRLALKESTIDGMIEGLRQVSALPDPVGGITDMNYRPSGIQVGKMRVPLGVIGIIYESRPNVTVEAASLCLKSGNATILRGGSEAIHSNQAVAACIQEGLQRAGLPMDAVQVVETTDRAAVGRLITMPEYVDVIVPRGGKGLIERISRDAKVTVIKHLDGICHVYIDAQADRSKAVNISLNAKTHRYGTCNTMETLLVHEAVAPEMLADLADRYLSAGVELRGCESARALVPSMKKATEDDWSTEYLAPVLSVKVVSSMDEAIMHINRYGSHHTDAIVTENYTLARRFLREVDSSSVIVNASTRFADGFEYGLGAEIGISTDKIHARGPVGLEGLTSQKYVVLGDGHIRQ, encoded by the coding sequence ATGAACGTTGAAGATTACATGAACGACTTGGGCCAGAGAGCCAGAGTTGCAGCCAGTGCTATTGCTCGGGCTGATACAGGTTTGAAAAATAAAGCTTTATTGATGATGGCTGAAGCACTTGATAAAAAGCGACAAGCGTTAATAGAGGCGAACGCATTGGATTTGGAGGCGGCGCGTAAGAATGGGTTAGATCCTGCAATGTTGGATCGGCTTGCACTTAAAGAGTCTACCATTGATGGCATGATTGAAGGTTTACGTCAGGTATCGGCCCTTCCCGATCCCGTAGGCGGAATTACCGATATGAATTACCGCCCCTCAGGCATCCAAGTTGGAAAAATGCGTGTTCCGTTGGGGGTGATTGGGATTATTTATGAGTCTCGTCCAAATGTAACGGTGGAAGCGGCGAGTCTGTGCCTGAAATCGGGAAATGCGACTATTTTGCGTGGCGGGTCTGAAGCGATTCACTCCAATCAGGCGGTAGCAGCTTGTATACAGGAAGGTTTGCAACGGGCTGGGTTACCAATGGATGCGGTGCAAGTTGTGGAAACGACGGACAGGGCAGCAGTTGGCCGGTTAATTACGATGCCAGAGTATGTAGACGTGATCGTTCCACGCGGTGGTAAAGGCCTGATTGAACGTATCAGCCGAGATGCAAAAGTGACCGTTATCAAGCATCTTGATGGTATTTGCCATGTGTATATAGATGCGCAAGCGGATCGCTCAAAAGCCGTCAACATATCGCTTAATGCGAAAACTCATCGTTATGGCACATGCAATACGATGGAGACACTTCTGGTTCACGAGGCGGTAGCCCCTGAGATGCTAGCTGATTTGGCGGATCGGTATTTATCAGCAGGTGTTGAGTTGCGTGGCTGTGAGTCCGCCCGTGCATTGGTGCCCTCCATGAAGAAGGCAACTGAAGATGATTGGTCGACAGAATATTTAGCACCGGTATTATCGGTCAAAGTTGTGTCGAGTATGGATGAGGCTATCATGCATATTAATCGTTATGGGTCTCACCATACCGATGCTATCGTGACTGAAAACTATACTTTGGCACGCCGCTTCTTACGAGAAGTGGATTCTAGCTCTGTCATTGTCAACGCATCTACTCGCTTTGCTGATGGTTTTGAGTATGGCTTGGGAGCAGAGATTGGTATCTCAACCGATAAAATTCATGCCCGTGGCCCGGTAGGGCTGGAAGGGCTAACCTCGCAAAAATATGTGGTGCTAGGTGACGGACATATTCGCCAATAA
- a CDS encoding aminotransferase class IV codes for MDIVFLNGKFIAADQATVSVFDRGFLFGDSVYEVIPFYQEVGFRLDEHLKRLQYSLQALRIELEFDWPSMLSELVSRNGGGSLSVYLQVTRGSAGKRSHHIESGLQPTIFACCQPIRDIYHEGADQVDGIKVIATADLRWHRCDIKATNLLPNILVLQQAKESGAQEALLLRDGVLSEGASCNFFIVEQGVIYTPPQGSGILSGTTRELILSLSDWHGIPRQETDITYERLIAADEVWISSSTRGVVPVLQVDEHCIGNGLKGALWKRMFELFTRYQHQLITGE; via the coding sequence ATGGATATAGTCTTCTTAAATGGTAAGTTTATTGCTGCAGATCAAGCAACAGTATCGGTATTTGATCGAGGCTTTCTGTTTGGAGATAGTGTCTACGAAGTGATTCCTTTTTATCAGGAAGTGGGGTTTCGCTTAGATGAGCACCTCAAACGTTTGCAGTATAGCCTTCAAGCATTAAGAATAGAGCTGGAGTTTGATTGGCCTAGCATGCTGTCAGAGCTGGTAAGTCGAAACGGTGGTGGTAGCCTGTCTGTATATTTGCAAGTGACCAGAGGGAGTGCTGGTAAGCGCTCTCATCATATAGAGTCTGGGTTGCAGCCAACGATATTTGCTTGCTGCCAGCCTATTAGAGATATCTATCACGAAGGGGCAGATCAGGTAGATGGTATCAAAGTGATCGCGACGGCGGATTTACGCTGGCATCGTTGTGATATTAAAGCGACCAATTTGCTGCCTAATATACTGGTCTTGCAGCAGGCTAAAGAGTCCGGTGCTCAGGAGGCTTTGTTATTGCGTGACGGGGTGTTATCAGAAGGCGCTAGCTGTAACTTTTTTATTGTTGAGCAAGGTGTGATTTATACCCCTCCTCAGGGATCAGGTATTTTGAGCGGCACAACAAGAGAGCTGATCTTGTCGTTGTCTGATTGGCATGGAATTCCTCGTCAAGAAACGGATATCACTTATGAACGGCTAATTGCTGCAGATGAAGTCTGGATTTCCAGCTCTACACGCGGTGTTGTACCGGTGCTGCAGGTCGATGAACATTGTATCGGCAATGGATTAAAGGGCGCTTTATGGAAGCGTATGTTTGAATTATTTACTCGCTATCAGCACCAGCTGATAACGGGGGAGTGA
- a CDS encoding D-alanyl-D-alanine carboxypeptidase family protein, giving the protein MKTAFFSLLLIFLTSGYLHAATALIPSAPQVAATSYLVMDADTGKVVLSHRADERFAPASLTKMMTSYIVEYELSKGNISEDDLVLVSEKAWRTQGSRMFIKEGTQVRLGDLLRGIIIQSGNDASVAVAEHIAGSESAFADLMNQHAKLLGMKNTHFANSTGLPAQDHYSSAEDLAILAKAIIQRFPEHYGIYAEKYFTYNKIRQPNRNKLLWRDRTVDGIKTGHTDEAGYCLVASAKRDGMRLISVVMGTNSEEARAQESQKILAYAFRYFRTHKLYGEGDILNNAKVWGGLQDQVRLGLNEALAVTIPRGQADELQATLDIDKVIKAPVIKGEEYGVVRVTLNDEEVVTVPLVAMEDVSEGGLLKRIWHAIMLFFMSLIG; this is encoded by the coding sequence CTGAAAACAGCCTTTTTTAGCTTACTTCTTATTTTCCTTACCAGCGGATATCTGCACGCGGCAACGGCCCTGATTCCGTCAGCTCCGCAGGTAGCGGCGACCTCCTATCTGGTTATGGACGCAGATACGGGTAAAGTTGTTTTGTCTCATCGGGCTGATGAGCGTTTTGCACCGGCCAGCCTCACTAAGATGATGACCAGTTATATTGTTGAGTATGAGTTAAGTAAAGGCAATATTTCCGAAGATGATCTTGTTCTCGTCAGCGAGAAAGCTTGGCGGACACAAGGTTCACGGATGTTTATCAAAGAGGGGACGCAAGTCAGACTAGGTGACCTACTCAGAGGTATTATTATCCAGTCTGGTAATGACGCTTCAGTTGCAGTAGCCGAACATATAGCCGGCAGTGAGTCTGCATTTGCAGACTTAATGAACCAGCACGCCAAGCTATTAGGTATGAAAAATACGCACTTTGCTAACTCGACTGGTTTGCCTGCCCAAGACCATTATTCGTCTGCTGAGGATTTAGCCATCCTTGCAAAAGCCATTATTCAACGTTTCCCTGAGCATTATGGTATTTACGCTGAAAAATATTTTACTTATAACAAAATTCGACAGCCTAACCGTAATAAGTTGCTATGGCGTGATCGTACCGTAGATGGCATTAAAACAGGGCACACGGATGAAGCCGGTTATTGTTTGGTTGCTTCTGCTAAGCGGGATGGTATGAGACTGATTTCCGTTGTTATGGGCACAAACAGTGAAGAAGCGAGAGCTCAGGAAAGTCAGAAAATTTTGGCGTACGCGTTTCGCTATTTCCGTACCCATAAATTGTATGGTGAGGGTGATATCCTAAACAACGCCAAAGTATGGGGTGGTTTACAGGATCAAGTGCGCCTTGGTTTGAATGAAGCGCTTGCTGTCACTATTCCTAGAGGTCAGGCCGATGAACTGCAGGCTACGCTGGATATTGATAAAGTCATAAAAGCGCCTGTGATTAAAGGTGAAGAGTACGGTGTGGTAAGAGTCACTTTAAACGATGAAGAGGTCGTAACCGTACCATTAGTTGCAATGGAAGATGTTAGCGAAGGCGGCTTATTGAAGCGCATATGGCACGCAATTATGCTGTTTTTTATGAGTTTGATTGGCTAA
- the mrdA gene encoding penicillin-binding protein 2 — MSRFEPLKDHSQESRTFLFRAVLAFLIVLIMIGGLLARLYYLQVIQYNRFAAMSEQNRVQLQPVAPTRGLIYDGNGVLLADNRPSYSVTILKEEVGRNLEATLVELQKIIEITDKDLERFRKRLNQRRRPYETVPVRFRLTEKEIAKLAINYHRLPGVQVEADLIRYYPYGQSLVHAMGYVGRINEKELQEVDPQDYAGTHYIGKLGIEKFYEDTLHGTVGMQKVETNARGRVMRVLERTDPIPGQDLQLYIDLRLQQITEKLVEGEKASIVAIDPDTGGILALVSTPGYDPNLFVTGISNQDYNALRDSEDLPLFNRALRGRYPPGSTVKPIIALAAIDSETVPPTHTVWDPGWYSLTKGGRKYRDWKRGGHGKVDLKLAVAQSCDVWFYDAGYRMGVDPMSDYLGRFGFGQVASLDLPEALPGILPSREWKKRSRKLPWYPGDSLNLSIGQGFLLATPLQLATAAAVLANRGKWVQPKMLKGIRTLDEKGNVKTDMLNLSSERGFPEDVEIKHPEYWELIVEDMVEVVHGERGTARKIGLDAPYKIAGKTGTAQVVGIKQDERYDADKLEKRFHDHALFIAFAPAEKPKIALAVIVENGGGGSSTAAPLARKVMDAYLLGVDPTQPAAEDAQGDVGE; from the coding sequence ATGTCTCGATTTGAGCCCTTAAAAGATCACTCTCAGGAAAGCCGTACATTTCTATTTCGTGCGGTATTAGCCTTTCTGATCGTCCTTATCATGATAGGAGGGTTACTGGCGCGCCTCTACTATCTGCAAGTTATACAATATAACCGCTTCGCAGCGATGTCTGAGCAAAATCGTGTTCAGTTACAACCGGTTGCTCCAACTCGGGGCTTGATCTACGACGGTAATGGCGTCCTGCTAGCTGATAATCGGCCTAGTTATAGTGTAACCATCCTCAAAGAGGAGGTGGGAAGGAATCTTGAAGCTACGCTGGTAGAACTTCAGAAAATCATAGAGATAACAGATAAAGATCTGGAGCGTTTCCGTAAACGATTAAATCAGAGGCGGCGTCCTTATGAAACAGTTCCTGTACGTTTTCGGTTGACGGAGAAAGAGATAGCCAAGCTGGCCATTAATTACCATCGATTACCCGGTGTTCAGGTTGAAGCCGACTTGATTCGGTATTACCCCTATGGACAAAGCTTGGTCCATGCCATGGGGTATGTTGGTCGTATTAACGAAAAAGAGCTGCAGGAAGTTGACCCTCAAGATTATGCGGGCACTCACTACATTGGCAAATTAGGGATTGAGAAGTTCTACGAAGACACACTTCATGGCACGGTTGGTATGCAAAAGGTAGAGACCAATGCGCGCGGCCGTGTGATGAGGGTTCTAGAGCGTACTGATCCTATACCGGGGCAGGATCTGCAACTTTATATTGACCTCCGTTTGCAGCAAATTACTGAAAAACTGGTGGAAGGAGAAAAAGCGTCCATTGTTGCTATCGATCCTGATACAGGTGGAATACTTGCACTGGTGTCTACTCCTGGATATGACCCTAACCTGTTTGTGACGGGCATATCTAACCAAGATTACAATGCGTTAAGGGATTCAGAAGATCTACCACTATTTAATCGCGCCCTTCGTGGACGTTATCCTCCCGGTTCCACTGTAAAGCCAATTATTGCGCTTGCAGCGATTGATTCAGAAACGGTACCTCCGACACATACGGTTTGGGATCCTGGCTGGTATTCATTAACCAAAGGGGGCCGAAAATATCGAGACTGGAAGCGTGGGGGGCATGGAAAAGTCGATCTGAAGCTCGCTGTCGCTCAGTCTTGTGATGTCTGGTTTTATGATGCGGGTTACCGTATGGGGGTCGACCCGATGTCAGATTACCTTGGTCGATTTGGGTTTGGTCAAGTAGCCAGTCTGGATTTGCCTGAGGCACTGCCCGGTATTTTACCGTCCCGTGAATGGAAAAAACGTTCTCGTAAGTTACCATGGTATCCGGGAGACTCGCTTAATTTGAGTATTGGGCAGGGCTTTCTTCTAGCCACACCGTTACAGCTAGCGACTGCGGCAGCTGTTTTAGCCAATCGGGGCAAATGGGTGCAGCCTAAAATGCTCAAAGGGATCAGAACGCTGGATGAAAAGGGTAACGTTAAGACAGACATGTTAAATCTTTCGTCAGAACGCGGTTTTCCTGAAGATGTTGAGATAAAGCATCCAGAGTATTGGGAACTGATTGTTGAAGATATGGTAGAGGTGGTCCATGGTGAGCGTGGAACCGCACGGAAAATAGGGCTGGATGCTCCCTATAAAATTGCTGGAAAAACAGGGACAGCACAGGTTGTAGGTATTAAACAGGATGAACGCTATGATGCGGATAAGCTAGAAAAACGCTTCCATGATCATGCTTTATTTATTGCATTTGCGCCTGCCGAAAAACCCAAAATTGCCTTAGCCGTGATTGTTGAAAATGGCGGCGGCGGCTCCAGTACTGCAGCGCCACTGGCGAGAAAGGTGATGGATGCCTACTTGCTGGGGGTTGATCCAACTCAGCCAGCCGCTGAAGATGCTCAAGGAGACGTTGGTGAGTAG
- the nadD gene encoding nicotinate-nucleotide adenylyltransferase, with translation MTDIFANKSSKQAHVFMGGTFDPIHNGHLRTALEIREWLGVEKVWLMPSKRPVHRDLPGSTSSDRLAMVQCAVEDEPRLACDPREVMSDQPSYTIFTLEALRQELGTQMPVCMIMGMDAFLSLDQWLRYEEYLTFCHILVVARPGYDFEPNATLTGLLKKHQVTSPETIWQRPNGSIIVHQLTPLSISATQIRAIRAQGLSTRYLVPDSVCQYIQEHKLYS, from the coding sequence GTGACGGACATATTCGCCAATAAGTCATCTAAACAAGCGCATGTCTTTATGGGTGGGACGTTTGATCCCATTCATAACGGACATCTGCGTACAGCGCTTGAAATTCGTGAATGGTTAGGTGTTGAAAAAGTGTGGCTGATGCCATCTAAGCGCCCAGTCCATCGAGATCTTCCTGGTTCTACAAGCAGTGACCGATTAGCGATGGTGCAATGTGCTGTAGAGGATGAACCTAGGTTGGCGTGCGACCCACGAGAGGTTATGTCTGATCAGCCATCTTATACGATTTTTACTCTTGAGGCTTTACGGCAGGAACTGGGAACACAGATGCCTGTCTGTATGATCATGGGTATGGATGCTTTTTTATCGTTAGATCAGTGGTTGCGTTATGAAGAGTATCTCACGTTTTGCCATATTCTTGTGGTAGCGCGTCCGGGGTATGATTTTGAGCCAAATGCAACCCTCACAGGATTGTTAAAGAAGCATCAAGTGACAAGCCCAGAGACAATATGGCAGCGGCCAAATGGGTCGATAATCGTACACCAATTAACACCCTTAAGTATTTCGGCAACCCAGATACGTGCCATTAGGGCACAGGGGTTGTCGACGCGTTATCTGGTACCTGATAGCGTCTGTCAGTATATTCAAGAACATAAACTTTACAGCTAA
- the rlmH gene encoding 23S rRNA (pseudouridine(1915)-N(3))-methyltransferase RlmH, whose amino-acid sequence MKIRLFAVGGKMPAWVSQGFNEYSKRLPAEMTFELVELPLGHRGKGADKARAIKQEGDAMLAAIPKNDRVIALEVQGKSWSTEQLAEHIRDWQMDGRNISLLVGGPDGLDPRCVQLADQKWSLSALTLPHPLVRVILAEQVYRAWTVIQGHPYHK is encoded by the coding sequence ATGAAAATCCGCTTATTCGCTGTAGGGGGGAAAATGCCAGCATGGGTCTCCCAAGGCTTTAATGAATACAGTAAACGCTTGCCTGCTGAAATGACCTTTGAACTGGTGGAGTTGCCATTAGGACACCGGGGTAAAGGGGCAGATAAAGCCAGAGCGATCAAGCAGGAAGGCGATGCCATGTTAGCGGCGATTCCAAAAAATGATCGTGTTATCGCGTTGGAAGTGCAAGGTAAGTCCTGGTCAACGGAACAGTTGGCAGAGCATATTCGAGATTGGCAAATGGATGGTCGGAATATCTCTTTACTTGTGGGTGGGCCTGACGGTCTTGATCCGCGATGTGTTCAGCTTGCTGATCAAAAATGGTCGCTATCTGCGCTGACGTTACCGCACCCGTTGGTGCGAGTTATCCTTGCTGAGCAAGTTTATCGTGCTTGGACGGTTATTCAGGGACACCCCTATCATAAATAA
- the rodA gene encoding rod shape-determining protein RodA: MSSRDFERTMPGAGHHLRRKRGWWSYTHLDGWMLFLLLVLCSFGLFVLYSASGKDFGYVSRQAVRMGAGLLALIILAQVSPRVLARWSPWVYVLGVLMLVAVILVGVGAKGAQRWIALPGFRFQPSEVMKLVLPLMIAYYLASRSLPPRFKHCMISLILIGVPTVLIMKQPDLGTSLLIAASGIFVLLFSGIRWRYIFGALGAAGAALPGLWMVMKDYQKQRVLTFLDPESDPLGTGWNIIQSKTAIGSGGVWGKGWLHGTQSQLDFLPESHTDFIIAVIAEELGFIGVIVLLSIYLLIIGRGLWMATQVNDSFGRLVAGSIVLTFFVYVFVNIGMVSGILPVVGVPLPLVSYGGTSIVTLMAGFGILMSVFTHQKLALR; the protein is encoded by the coding sequence GTGAGTAGTCGCGACTTCGAGAGAACCATGCCAGGGGCAGGGCATCATCTGCGCCGTAAACGAGGATGGTGGAGCTATACTCACCTTGACGGTTGGATGCTGTTTTTGCTGCTGGTGCTATGCAGCTTTGGTTTGTTTGTTCTCTATAGTGCTTCGGGTAAGGATTTTGGTTATGTGTCGCGCCAAGCTGTAAGGATGGGAGCTGGGCTTTTGGCCTTAATTATTTTGGCGCAAGTTAGCCCGCGGGTCTTGGCTAGGTGGTCACCTTGGGTCTATGTGCTTGGGGTGCTGATGCTGGTGGCCGTTATTCTTGTAGGTGTGGGTGCTAAAGGGGCACAACGCTGGATAGCGCTGCCGGGGTTTCGCTTCCAACCTTCAGAGGTTATGAAGTTAGTCTTACCGTTAATGATTGCCTATTATCTTGCATCGCGTTCTTTGCCCCCACGCTTTAAGCATTGCATGATTAGTTTGATATTGATTGGTGTGCCTACGGTGTTAATCATGAAGCAGCCAGATCTAGGCACATCATTGCTGATTGCGGCTTCAGGTATTTTTGTTTTGCTGTTTTCGGGGATTCGCTGGCGATATATTTTTGGCGCTTTAGGCGCAGCTGGCGCAGCGCTACCGGGTTTGTGGATGGTAATGAAAGATTATCAAAAGCAACGTGTACTTACCTTTCTGGATCCAGAAAGCGACCCCCTAGGCACTGGGTGGAATATCATTCAGTCTAAAACTGCCATAGGTTCTGGTGGGGTTTGGGGAAAAGGATGGCTGCATGGAACCCAGTCGCAGTTAGATTTTCTTCCAGAGTCACACACCGATTTTATTATTGCGGTGATTGCCGAAGAACTGGGTTTTATCGGTGTGATTGTACTTCTAAGTATTTACCTTCTTATTATCGGCAGAGGGTTATGGATGGCCACTCAGGTTAACGATAGTTTTGGACGATTAGTCGCTGGAAGTATCGTACTGACTTTCTTTGTATATGTTTTTGTAAATATTGGTATGGTCAGTGGGATTTTGCCCGTTGTGGGTGTACCACTTCCATTGGTAAGTTATGGTGGTACATCAATCGTGACCTTAATGGCGGGCTTTGGTATTTTGATGTCAGTGTTCACTCATCAAAAGTTGGCACTCAGGTAA
- the mltB gene encoding lytic murein transglycosylase B, with the protein MKLLAYAFFLWLSSSFMLVVAKTSDIEGYLAHPEAQAWRAKMEQEGFSRKSLDQILSDARKQTSILRAMDRPAEKRLDWGEYRQRFIQPKLVSQGVAFWSTHEAALSRAESVYGVPPEMVVAIIGIETRYGSNMGSYRALDALATLGFDYPRRAEFFQSQLKDLLILAETEKRDIRQLKSSYAGAMGYGQFIPSSFLKYAVDFDRDGSADIWDNPVDAIGSVANYFLEHGWQSGAPVASQVEVTRVPEDGWVNTGLPPTRSVKEWRELGISFAGQANEKSPAALLRMMDQDKATYWLGFNNFYTITRYNRSRLYAMAVYQLSREIAAAKKL; encoded by the coding sequence ATGAAGCTCTTAGCGTATGCTTTTTTTCTATGGTTAAGCTCTTCTTTTATGTTGGTAGTGGCTAAAACTTCAGACATCGAGGGGTATCTAGCGCACCCAGAAGCTCAGGCCTGGAGAGCTAAAATGGAGCAAGAGGGATTTTCCAGAAAGTCGTTGGATCAAATTTTGAGTGATGCACGAAAGCAAACCTCTATTTTGCGGGCGATGGATCGTCCTGCAGAAAAGCGTTTAGATTGGGGGGAGTATAGGCAGCGCTTTATTCAACCTAAGCTGGTGTCGCAGGGGGTTGCGTTTTGGAGTACCCATGAAGCGGCCTTGTCTCGTGCAGAATCGGTTTATGGTGTCCCGCCAGAGATGGTGGTGGCTATTATCGGAATAGAAACGCGCTATGGGTCGAACATGGGGAGTTATCGTGCACTGGATGCCTTGGCGACCTTAGGTTTTGATTATCCTCGGCGCGCCGAATTTTTTCAGAGTCAATTAAAAGACCTGCTGATATTGGCGGAAACAGAAAAGCGAGATATCAGGCAGTTAAAAAGCTCTTACGCTGGAGCTATGGGGTATGGTCAGTTCATACCTTCCAGCTTCTTAAAGTATGCTGTGGATTTTGATCGAGATGGCTCGGCTGATATATGGGACAATCCTGTTGATGCGATTGGTAGTGTGGCAAACTACTTTCTGGAGCATGGTTGGCAATCGGGGGCGCCGGTTGCCAGCCAGGTTGAAGTTACCCGTGTCCCTGAGGATGGTTGGGTTAACACAGGCTTGCCGCCGACGCGGTCAGTAAAAGAGTGGCGTGAATTAGGCATTTCCTTTGCGGGCCAAGCAAATGAAAAAAGTCCTGCTGCGTTATTGAGAATGATGGATCAAGATAAAGCCACCTATTGGTTAGGCTTTAACAACTTCTATACGATTACCCGATACAATCGTAGCCGGCTTTATGCCATGGCGGTTTATCAATTGAGTCGTGAAATTGCCGCAGCAAAAAAGCTGTAA